The candidate division WOR-3 bacterium DNA window ACTATTCTGTAGACTGTTGTGTAATGACTCAGATAAGGTAGAAAGGAGTTTAATATGCAGCATGGTACGATCTTCAGAGGCAGGAACCCAGGTTTAGTTTTGCTCTGGACGTTTGGTCTGTACATTTTGATGCAGGCTCATCAGTATGTGGGTATTCTGTTGTCGTCCTTAATGTGCGGCGCCAGTTTTGATGCGATAATAGAGGGAGAGTTCAGTAATCATTGCAGCGTGCTATGGAAAGGCCTGGCTGCTGCTGTTCTCGGGATTCCATTGGTCATTCTTGTAACCAAGTATTTATGGAGACGGAGCTGGGAATGGATGCGTTTTCGGTTCTGCGGAAGGTTTTTCGGTTATGGCATTATGCTCGGGTTCATCTTGCCGGCGTTTATTCTCTTGATTCATTTTTCACTGGGCATGGCTGCGATAATTGCAACACCTGCGAGGTTCGGATTCATTGAATTGCTTTCGATCGTAATCGGAACGGTAGGTTTTACTATAGTAATTGCACTATCCGAAGAACTCATTTTTCGAGG harbors:
- a CDS encoding CPBP family intramembrane metalloprotease gives rise to the protein MQHGTIFRGRNPGLVLLWTFGLYILMQAHQYVGILLSSLMCGASFDAIIEGEFSNHCSVLWKGLAAAVLGIPLVILVTKYLWRRSWEWMRFRFCGRFFGYGIMLGFILPAFILLIHFSLGMAAIIATPARFGFIELLSIVIGTVGFTIVIALSEELIFRGMAIREWALKMGWPLATLFGGLYFGFVHLIGLLPRISALNSVWIIISALIAGVLFTAMYIRSKSLWLPIGFHFGWNLCLRLFFGTTISGQEATLGLFRTELSGPAILTGGAFGIESSVITYLLYIVVAVLFLRYSRLGRPALLDSRLA